One window from the genome of Andrena cerasifolii isolate SP2316 chromosome 3, iyAndCera1_principal, whole genome shotgun sequence encodes:
- the LOC143366601 gene encoding otoferlin isoform X1, protein MALVVIVKNFQGLKGKGEKVVKVDFRGVSHYSKCLGESGDHIPVDESFTWNLGRPVDEAEVLQLAVVSRGVLRSEKVIAKYGLVLQTVVREGRIVVTDALVDLNNKPLPAVICFEIRYNTPDGSCSSYVASEIMEDEQQMLIDIEQNIANLERSLGQANTSAATGKRRGSWQSPEKTSKRGFLQRGSSMSTAEKSPERKSRSSTLKSMRSLMKLGKQRPPRTRSCDSGSETKELLDRRDSSCVTSNEPSRTNSMTSLETNGSDHDSQVSASAAELQDAIAKPTKKPKPKTTDTGQAALKAQDYQVCVTIIEARQLAGLNMDPVVCVQVGDQRKYTSVKESTNCPYYNEYFVFDFHMPPVMLFDKIIMLSVQQSRNLLRANLTLGSFKLDIATVWAQPDHQFYHKWALLTDPDDVAGGPKGYLKCDISVIGKGDTVKIPPKSEKDEDDIEGNLLLPDGVPIERQRAKFLVKVYRADGLPKMNSSIMANVKKAFTGEVKDLVDPYVQVSFAGLTGKTSVKRHSYAPVWNEQIVFTEMFPPLCQRIKIQLCDNDPVHATVIGTHFVDLKKISNDGEKGFLPTFGPAFIHFYGSIRDYSLIDQHSTLNAGLGEGISYRARLLIAIRTEISDNVEMTPSEVEVEPAMPINESAYARNEEFFLFATIMDATMIDKKLGDKPMYFEISIGNAGNALDGHNETSKMCEMGSKSGTSGEQEELQEVLCGSWQSTTSACKPMTHDKIYYFLPYWDDKPCLHVRSSWPDYRRRMYNSNIISKIADKLEEGLSETQVHIDDSSSEKLLKSTLEELSSNCNRYVSISKSSLTGPGVGKTKLDKERTKVCQRELESIGAMSRNLKAVVTKSSFKERLKTAQGYLQKLRFLVEDPQDSVPDVFIWVISSGRRVAYQRISGRDLIYSIVDEECGKYCGKVQTMFLKLPGKKRFGPSGWTIQTKLQIYMWLGILKHKKYFIQGLPKGYELSHELRNVDRPRALPPTIIHYVEKHKFQLRAHMYQARSLIGSDASGLSDPFARVICGEFCKCTQVIDETLSPTWDELLLFDEILIHGTGEEIKKDPPSIVIDIFDQDKVSHFVTMDITLHEGSTLTGKSEYIGRAVARPHVKLASESYTPPEFPPSLEWYDVTRGAARAGELLAVFELLEYPSTKDYGFPTLPDPKETVVQTPTVAQDQGPILPVPIGIRPTLSKYRIEVLFWGLRDLKRVHLLTVDKPRVDVECAGHILCSSVIANAKKNPNFNTPIKFMELELPEQELYRPPLTIRAVDCRSFGRYTLVGTHTINSIHKYMYCPQTKRAREAEDRKKNLYQLQQYAGYDTLKTKYPQSSLPESLADLELNCGDTVISLGLEFGWPTKKDKTEQNMRKKHSLVNDGSSGEFGTLEDGDGCQDWWTKYFASIEAMIEENKELRKEKSIFQAQSNGTVHVPTSLDEMYNQHHANVSGEKSPGVTAKKLFGLKSTANAARFASKVSPKQPYRRFSKTALLKIYPNELEAQPEFEQFKEWLHTFELYRGKKTGDEPEDESRIVGSFKGALKVYKWPLPKDLIDHTIMGFDPQYGFFQGVPSNEPIHVLVRVYIVKANDLHPSDLNGKADPYVVLHLGGKRISDKENYVSKQLNPVFGKCFEIEATFPQDSMLTIQVLDWDLVGADDMIGETKIDLENRFYSRHRATCGLAKRYDESGYNKWRDAMKPTQILLKHCKEGKMDGPAYSHGRVTIGRKTFSLSNEEMEYYVHSKGIEEHLALAVLHQWHAFPRIGCALVPEHVETRPLYNPEKPGIEQGKLELWVDMFPMDMPSPGPSIDISPRKPKSYELRIVIWNTDDVVLEDDAFFTGEKMSDIYVKGWLKGQEDCQSTDIHYRSLTGEGNFNWRFIFPFDYLVAEEKIVINRKESLFSWDETECKIPARLELQVWDADHFSADDFLGAITLDLNRFPRGAKNSKLCTLSMLKTDGTVPTVNIFKQKRVKGWWPFYVKKENEDMELTGKVEAEIHLVTKEEAEKNPAGFGRNEPDPLDKPNRPDASFMWFLNPLKSIKYIVWHNYKWAILKAFITIAIIILLLLFFYAIPGYSVKKLLGA, encoded by the exons ATGGCGCTCGTCGTTATCGTGAAGAATTTTCAAGGACTGAAAGGCAAGGGGGAGAAGGTTGTCAAGGTCGACTTCCGGG GAGTCTCCCACTACTCTAAATGCCTCGGAGAAAGCGGGGATCATATTCCAGTAGATGAG AGCTTCACTTGGAATTTGGGCAGACCAGTGGACGAGGCGGAGGTGTTGCAATTGGCAGTGGTGTCGCGCGGAGTTTTGAGGAGCGAGAAGGTGATCGCGAAATATGGCTTGGTTCTACAGACGGTGGTGCGAGAAGGCCGGATCGTAGTCACCGATGCCTTGGTAGATCTGAACAACAAACCGCTTCCG GCTGTCATTTGCTTCGAAATTCGATACAATACACCCGATGGAAGCTGCAGCTCGTACGTGGCGTCGGAAATAATGGAGGACGAGCAACAGATGCTGATCGACATCGAGCAGAATATCGCGAACCTCGAGAGGAGCCTCGGGCAGGCGAATACTAGCGCTGCCACTGGCAAAAGGAGGGGTTCCTGGCAGAGCCCTGAGAAAACTTCCAAGAGGGGTTTCCTGCAAAGAGGCAGTTCCATGTCTACAGCTGAGAAGTCACCTGAGCGTAAGAG CAGGAGTTCCACGCTGAAAAGTATGAGATCGTTGATGAAGCTGGGCAAGCAAAGGCCACCCAGGACTCGGTCCTGCGATAGTGGCTCGGAGACGAAGGAATTACTCGACAGGAGGGATTCCAGCTGTGTAACTTCTAACGAACCTTCGAGGACCAACTCGATGACTTCTTTAGAAACGAACGGCTCTGATCACGATAGCCAGGTCAGCGCGAGCGCGGCGGAATTACAGGACGCGATCGCCAAGCCAACGAAGAAACCGAAACCAAAG ACCACCGACACGGGACAAGCGGCACTAAAGGCGCAAGATTATCAAGTTTGCGTGACCATTATCGAGGCGAGGCAGTTGGCGGGCTTGAACATGGACCCGGTTGTCTGTGTGCAAGTTGGAGACCAACGGAAGTACACCAGTGTCAAAGAGTCTACGAACTGTCCGTATTACAACGAA TACTTCGTCTTCGATTTTCACATGCCGCCCGTAATGCTGTTCGACAAAATAATCATGCTCTCG GTGCAGCAATCGCGGAATCTCTTACGCGCTAATCTAACGCTGGGCAGCTTTAAGTTAGACATCGCGACTGTATGGGCACAACCAG ATCACCAATTTTACCACAAATGGGCACTGCTGACGGATCCGGACGACGTGGCTGGAGGTCCGAAGGGCTACTTGAAGTGCGACATAAGCGTGATCGGAAAAGGCGACACCGTGAAAATCCCCCCCAAGAGCgagaaggacgaggacgataTCGAGGGGAATCTCTTGCTTCCGGACGGGGTGCCTATCGAGAGACAAAGGGCCAAGTTTCTAGTGAAGGTGTACAGAGCCGACGGTTTGCCGAAGATGAACAGCAGCATCATGGCGAACGTGAAGAAGGCGTTCACGGGCGAGGTGAAGGACCTCGTGGATCCTTACGTTCAAGTGTCCTTCGCTGGATTAACC GGTAAGACGAGCGTTAAGAGGCACAGTTACGCGCCGGTTTGGAACGAACAGATCGTTTTCACGGAAATGTTTCCACCCCTCTGTCAAAGGATTAAAATTCAGCTATGCGACAACGACCCGGTTCACGCCACCGTGATCGGCACTCACTTTGTCGATTTAAAAAAGATCAGCAACGACGGCGAGAAGGGCTTTCTACCCACCTTCGGCCCCGCGTTCATTCACTTCTACGGTAGCATAAGGGATTACAGCCTCATCGACCAGCACTCCACGCTGAACGCTGGGCTGGGAGAAGGAATCTCTTACAGAGCAAG GCTATTAATAGCGATCAGGACGGAAATAAGCGATAACGTCGAGATGACTCCGTCGGAGGTGGAAGTCGAGCCGGCCATGCCAATCAACGAGTCCGCTTACGCCAGGAACGAAGAGTTCTTTCTATTTGCCACGATCATGGACGCCACGATGATCGACAAGAAGCTCGGGGACAAGCCGATGTATTTCGAAATATCGATAGGAAACGCGGGCAACGCTTTGGACGGTCACAACGAAACCTCTAAA ATGTGCGAGATGGGCTCGAAAAGCGGTACGAGTGGCGAACAAGAGGAATTGCAGGAGGTACTGTGTGGTTCCTGGCAGAGCACCACTTCAGCCTGCAAACCGATGACGCACGAcaagatttattattttctaccTTATTGGGACGACAAGCCTTGCCTGCACGTTCGAAGCAGTTGGCCGGATTACAGGCGCAGAATGTACAATAGCAATATAATTAGCAAAATCGCGGATAAACTG GAAGAAGGCTTGTCAGAGACGCAAGTGCACATTGACGACTCCTCGAGCGAAAAGCTTTTAAAGTCGACGCTGGAGGAATTGAGCAGCAACTGCAATCGGTACGTGAGTATCAGCAAGTCGAGCCTGACCGGGCCGGGGGTTGGGAAAACAAAGCTCGACAAAGAGAGAACAAAGGTGTGTCAAAGGGAATTGGAAAGTATAGGCGCCATGTCGAGAAACCTGAAAGCAGTGGTTACCAAAAGTAGCTTCAAGGAGCGATTGAAGACGGCTCAGGGTTACCTGCAGAAGCTGAGGTTTCTCGTCGAGGAC CCTCAAGACTCTGTACCGGACGTATTTATTTGGGTAATTAGTTCTGGACGACGAGTGGCTTACCAAAGAATATCTGGAAGGGACTTGATTTATTCGATAGTCGACGAGGAGTGTGGCAAATACTGTGGCAAAGTACAAACAATGTTTCTAAAA CTTCCAGGAAAGAAAAGGTTCGGACCTTCCGGCTGGACAATACAGACGAAATTACAAATTTACATGTGGCTGGGGATCTTGAAGCACAAGAAGTACTTCATCCAAGGCTTACCAAAGGGATACGAACTTAGTCACGAACTGAGAAACGTTGACAGGCCACGCGCTCTGCCACCGACTATTATACATTACGTTGAAAAACAT AAATTCCAGCTGAGAGCTCATATGTATCAAGCCCGATCATTGATCGGCAGTGACGCGTCAGGCCTTTCGGATCCATTCGCAAGAGTGATTTGCGGGGAGTTTTGCAAGTGCACGCAAGTAATCGACGAAACCCTCAGTCCCACATGGGACGAACTTCTTCTTTTCGACGAGATCTTGATCCACGGGACCGGCGAAGAAATCAAGAAGGATCCACCGTCGATCGTCATCGACATCTTCGACCAAGACAAAGTG AGTCATTTTGTAACTATGGACATAACACTGCATGAGGGGTCCACATTAACA GGCAAATCGGAGTATATAGGAAGAGCAGTTGCGCGACCGCACGTGAAGCTTGCCTCGGAATCGTACACACCACCAGAATTCCCTCCGTCCTTGGAATGGTACGACGTAACCAGAGGGGCCGCAAGGGCGGGTGAACTTCTTGCAGTTTTTGAATTACTCGAATATCCTTCGACGAAAGATTACGGCTTCCCAACGCTACCAGACCCGAAAGAAACAGTGGTCCAAACGCCTACCGTTGCTCAGGACCAGGGGCCAATTCTTCCGGTACCAATTGGCATTCGACCAACTTTGTCTAAATATCG AATCGAAGTTTTGTTCTGGGGCCTGAGAGACCTGAAAAGAGTGCATCTGTTGACTGTGGACAAACCTCGCGTGGACGTCGAATGCGCTGGTCATATTCTGTGCTCCTCGGTTATAGCGAACGCAAAGAAGAATCCAAATTTCAACACGCCGATCAAATTCATGGAGCTGGAGCTACCGGAGCAGGAGCTTTATCGACCACCTTTGACGATCAGGGCAGTGGATTGCAGAAGCTTCGGCCGATACACTCTCGTTGGCACGCACACGATAAATTCGATACACAAGTACATGTACTGTCCGCAAACCAAGAGAGCGAGGGAGGCCGAGGATAGAAAGAAGAATCTGTATCAGTTGCAACAGTATGcgg GTTACGATACATTGAAGACGAAATATCCGCAGTCATCTCTACCAGAGTCCTTGGCCGATCTCGAGTTGAATTGCGGGGACACGGTCATCAGCTTAGGCTTAGAGTTCGGCTGGCCGACCAAGAAAGACAAAACTGAACAAAACATGCGAAAGAAACATAGCTTGGTGAACGATGGAAGCTCAG GGGAATTCGGGACCCTCGAGGATGGAGATGGCTGCCAGGATTGGTGGACCAAATACTTCGCCTCCATCGAAGCGATGATAGAGGAGAACAAGGAACTGCGTAAGGAGAAATCAATTTTCCAAGCACAGTCAAACGGCACCGTTCACGTCCCGACGTCTTTGGATGAAATGTACAATCAACACCATGCGAACGTCTCCGGCGAGAAGAGTCCCGGCGTTACCGCGAAGAAACTGTTCGGCCTAAAGTCTACCGCGAACGCGGCCAGGTTCGCCTCCAAGGTCAGCCCGAAGCAGCCCtatcgaaggttctctaaaacgGCGCTGTTGAAAATTTACCCGAACGAGTTGGAGGCTCAGCCAGAATTCGAGCAGTTTAAAGAATGGCTGCACACGTTCGAACTGTACCGGGGCAAGAAGACAGGCGACGAGCCCGAGGACGAGTCTAGAATAGTCGGAAGCTTCAAAGGCGCTCTGAAGGTTTACAAATGGCCCCTGCCTAAAGACCTGATTGATCACACGATCATGGGTTTCGATCCGCAATACGGTTTCTTCCAAGGTGTACCCTCGAACGAACCGATTCACGTGCTAGTACGAGTTTACATCGTGAAAGCAAACGATCTCCATCCCAGCGATCTGAACGGCAAGGCAGACCCTTACGTTGTCCTTCATCTAGGCGGCAAAAGGATCAGCGACAAGGAGAACTACGTGTCGAAGCAGCTGAATCCTGTCTTCGGCAA GTGTTTCGAAATAGAGGCGACCTTCCCACAGGACTCGATGCTGACCATTCAGGTGTTGGACTGGGACTTGGTCGGCGCGGACGACATGATCGGCGAGACGAAGATCGATCTGGAAAACCGATTCTACAGCAGACATCGGGCGACTTGCGGCCTGGCTAAAAGATACGACGA ATCCGGCTATAACAAATGGCGAGACGCGATGAAGCCGACTCAAATTCTGCTGAAACATTGCAAAGAGGGGAAGATGGATGGCCCGGCGTATTCTCACGGACGCGTGACAATCGGCAGGAAGACCTTCTCCCTGTCGAACGAAGAAATGGAGTATTACGTTCACTCGAAAG GCATAGAAGAGCATCTCGCGTTAGCAGTCCTTCATCAGTGGCACGCTTTCCCAAGAATTGGTTGTGCCCTGGTTCCGGAGCACGTGGAAACTCGCCCCCTTTACAATCCCGAGAAGCCAGGCATCGAACAGGGGAAGCTGGAATTGTGGGTCGACATGTTCCCTATGGACATGCCTTCGCCCGGCCCATCGATCGACATTTCGCCGAGAAAGCCGAAAAGTTATGAGCTCAGGATTGTTATTTGGAACACGGACGACGTTGTATTGGAAGACGATGCTTTCTTCACTGGCGAGAAGATGAGCGACATTTACGTAAAAGG ATGGCTAAAGGGACAAGAAGACTGCCAATCCACGGATATCCACTATCGGTCTCTAACCGGAGAAGGGAATTTCAATTGGCGCTTCATATTTCCATTCGATTACCTCGTGGCGGAGGAGAAGATCGTTATCAATCGAAAAGAGAGTCTCTTCAGCTGGGACGAGACGGAGTGCAAAATCCCGGCTCGATTAGAATTACAA GTATGGGACGCAGATCACTTCTCCGCCGATGATTTCCTTGGTGCTATCACTCTTGACTTGAATCGCTTTCCTCGTGGCGCAAAGAACAGTAAACTTTGCACGCTGAGCATGCTCAAGACCGATGGCACTGTGCCGACCGTGAACATTTTCAAACAAAAACGTGTAAAAGGCTGGTGGCCGTTCTACGTGAAGAAGGAGAACGAAGATATGGAATTAACG GGCAAAGTGGAAGCCGAGATACATTTGGTGACCAAAGAGGAAGCCGAGAAAAATCCCGCTGGTTTTGGTAGAAATGAACCAGATCCGCTCGACAAACCAAA TCGTCCTGATGCGTCTTTCATGTGGTTTTTGAATCCGTTGAAGTCCATCAAGTATATCGTATGGCACAACTACAAATGGGCAATCTTAAAAGCTTTTATAACCATCGCAATAATAATACTACTGTTGTTGTTCTTTTACGCAATACCCGGTTACTCTGTTAAAAAGTTATTAGGTGCTTAG